Below is a window of Streptomyces qaidamensis DNA.
GCCAGAAGCCGCCCTCGTCGGCCACACCCTGGGCCTTGCCCGCCTGGCGCATCAGGCTTCCGGCCGCCCGGTAGATCTCCGCGGTCCAGTCGAGGGCCTCGGAGAAGCTGCCCGCCGCGGGGCACATGACCATGAAGTCCTGTACGTCGACGCGACGGTCCGCATGGGCACCGCCGCCGAAGATCTGGATCTCCGGCAGCGGGATCCGGACGGGTCGTCCGCCCGCCAGGTGCTGCCACAGCGGTACGCCCTCCGACGCCGCGGCGGCGTGCAGGACCGCCATGGACGTGGCGACGATCGCGTTGCCGCCGAGGCGGCTGCGGTCGGGAGTGCCGTCGAGGTCGACCAGGAGCCGGTCTATGGCTTCCTGATCGCTCGCGTCGCGGTCCAGGAGTGCGGGGGCGATCTCGTGGTTCACCGAACCGACCGCCCGCCGGACGTCCAGCCCGCCGAAGCGGCTGCCACCGTCCCGAAGGTCGAGCGCCTCGCCCTGGCCCGTCGACGCGCCCGCCGGTGCGATGGCCCGGCCGATCGCGCCGTCCGCCAGATGCGCTTCGACCTCCACGGTGGGGCGCCCGCGGGAATCCCACACCCGGCGGCCATAGAGCTCGGCGATCCGCGCGTCTGTCATGGCGGTGCAACCTTTCGGAGTTCGGACGATCGGGGCGCCGGGCGGCATGTGCCGGTCATCCAGAAGGAGGAGGAGGGGCGCCCCCGCAGTCGGAGACGTGTTCATCCGCTGCGGCTCACTACGTGCTATCGATAGCGCAATCGTGCGAACTGTTGATGGTTCTGTCAAGGGGTGGGGTGTGCCGCAATGCGAGCTCGGCTTGCCGTTCTGCCTCACTCTTGGCCCTGCTGAGAGTCAGTGCTATCGTTCGCACAACCCGTCGTGAGACTGGGATGCCGCGGAAGAGACTCCGGCGAGCCCGCGCTGTCCTGGACGGACGGACAGCACAGGCAGCGCGGGTTCGCCGGCCCTGCGCGGCCCACAGGAAAGCGGGTCCTCATGTCCCCCGAGCCCTCTGCGGCCCCCATGACCCTCACCACAGTCGTGGCCAGCACGCGTCCAGGGCGCGTGGGCAGGTCCGTCGCCGACTGGTTCACGGCCAGGGCCGCGCAGTGCGAGCAGTTCGAGTCGCACGTGGTCGACCTGCGCGAACTCGCCCTCCCGTTCTTCGACGAGCCGCATCCGCCCGCTCTCCAGCAGTACACGCACAGCCACACCCGCACGTGGAGTCGCATCGTCGACGCCTCGGACGCGTTCGTGTTCGTCACCCCGGAGTACAACGGAGGCTTCCCGGCCCCGCTGAAGAACGCGTGGGACTACCTCGTCGTGGAGTGGCAGCACAAGCCGGCCGCGTTCGTCAGCTA
It encodes the following:
- a CDS encoding NADPH-dependent FMN reductase, which codes for MTLTTVVASTRPGRVGRSVADWFTARAAQCEQFESHVVDLRELALPFFDEPHPPALQQYTHSHTRTWSRIVDASDAFVFVTPEYNGGFPAPLKNAWDYLVVEWQHKPAAFVSYGGVSAGTRAVQMAKQVVANLRMLPIGPTVSIPFVSERVEDGAFLAGKIHETAAEHMLDELVRTATVMRRLRRETY